The region TATTTTCTCAATGTCAAGGATGTTGTAATTCCAGAAAAAAATGAAAAGTATGCTTTTTTGGCCATTGGCTCAAGTCAAATTTGTTCGTTGGAATATAATCTAGATATAAATATGAAAAAACAGGAAAGGAATTTGAGAAAAAATCATTCTGGTCATAAATAGTACTTCTCAAGACCATATAAAACGTTGGCTTTCCAAAAAATAACTTCCCTTCCGTAACGGATATCAGGATACGCCTCCATCATTTGCTCAAATTGCGTGATGCCAGGCAAAATTTTTCGTTGGAGATACACTGCCCGAGCAATATCCATTTGGGCTCTGATCAATCTCATTCTTCAACTTAATATAAAGAAAGCAATAAATACACCACCTAAAGATTTAACCACAATCGGGTGAATGGATCCGCGAAATACACGTTTCACGTTTTGAAATTCCAATCCAGGCAAAATTTAAACGGGGAAAACGTCAAAAAATTAATGGAAGCGTAAAAAAAATGCACTGGAGTGGGTCAGAAATTCTTATCCCACTGGGAGGAAAAGCATTCAAATAAATAGGTTGGTATTGAGGTTGAAAATTTTAAAACCGGAAGGGAATAGCGCTTAAGAGGAAATGGGAATGCCCCTTCTCTTAAGCCTCTCAACAAGGGTGGTCCGATTCATATGAAGAAGTTGGGCAGCACGATTTTTCACACCATTGGACTTAATGAGAGCTTGCTGAAGGATCTTTTTTTCAAACTCCAAAATCATTTCTGATAAATTAATGCCTTCTTCAGGAGTGGTAAAATTAGAAAGAAACCAGGGGTTGTGAGATTTGGTAAACGTACCAGGAAGATCCGAAGGGGTAATAACTCCCTCCTGTTTCAGAGTAATCAACCGTTCCATGAGATTTTCTAATTCACGGATATTTCTCGGCCACGAATAAGCCATTAAAAGATCTTGGGCATCTGGAGAGATACCTTGAATATCTCTTCCTTTTTTTTCACTAAATTTTTTAAAAAAATGGTTCACCAATAATGGAATATCCTTTTTCCTATCCCGCAAAGGTGGAATTTCCACAGGGATAACATTTAACCGGCAAAAAAGATCCTTACGTAACCTGCCTTCTAGTACCCTTTGTTCTAGGTCTTGATTGGTAGCGGATATAAAATGTTTCTGGTATCATCAATATAACCCAAAGGAAAACGATCATCACCCGAAAAAAAGCAACTCACGCTGGCAATGTCCCGCTTGTCGCCAATAACCCTTTACATTTTTCCACACTGATACCTTTTAATCGATATTAAAAATGATCATCCATTCCCTTATTGGGGCCTCTTTTTTTGGCTTGCATTTAAATCTCCATGGCCTAATTGGACCGGAATGCCTGCTTAACAAAACGAAAAGGGTTTCGGTTTTTAAAGGTAACACTCCTATTGGGTTTGTCAAACTTCCCCTTATTTAAAGGGCAAAATTTTCATTAAAGTTTCTCCATTGGGAGATAAACTCCCAACGGAATAATAAAGAGAGGTCGTGCCTTTTTGAATTTGCAAAAAATAAAGCTGCAATGGCCAGGCCTTCTTGGCCTTGCTTTTTTTTTTAAGTAATGTCATATAAAGCAAACCAAAAAGGGTGGAAAAAGAGGAGTTCCTAATGAGTAAAAAGAAACCCAATTCCCGGAAAGATCCGCGTCCCAGCTTAATGGCACCAGCGAACTTAGTCTTGACTGAGGAAGATTCGTTTTTAGAGGCCTACACGGTGAATGTCAGTTATTCCGGAATAGGCTTATATATTCAAAGGCCTTTATCCACTAATACAAAGGTCCAAACCAATATTTCATTTATTGACCCGGCGGGGGAGGAGGTGATTGAGGAAATAATAGGGTCTGTCATTTGGTGTAGGCCGGTAAGGCGTTGGTTTGGGGTGGGAATCAAAAATAAAAACCTTGAATCCAAGAAACATCCTATTCTCCTCTCCTACCTGGAGCAAAACTAAACCAAATAGGTCCCAAATGGATGTGGGGACCCCTGTCACAAAAAGATGGGAAAACAAGCGGGTTAATTTTTTATTCAATTTTCAAAGGAAAATCTTTTCGAGATAGTCCAAAGCCTGACCATAAATTTCTGGAACCTTTGATTCACGGGGACCTGCCACATTCAAAATGTTTAGGGAGTATTTTTTAAACCAATCATAAACAGCAGGCCAAAAAGGGGGGCTCAAAAGATCAATGATCAAACAGGGTTTTCCCAATCGCTGAGCCACCTCAATGGTAAAAGCGGTTCCTTGGGTGGGCTTTCCCCAAGTTAAAATCAGGGTGCCATCCGAATCCCGGACATTCCATTCGGTCCGCTCCTTGTAATCTGGTGAGGGGGTCTCTTGCAGAGGATAACGCGGTGGGATCATTCCGTCCTCCGCTTTTCTCCCCTGTGGGCACCAGCCGCCACAGGGTATTCCGTTCTCTAAGGCGAAATCCAAAGCCGCCCGATCCACGCCGGTTTGTCCCCCAGAGATCACCTTTTGAATCATTAGTTTATTTCTTTGGGATTTAAAAATAGATTAGGTTTTGTTAAGGACCTGGAACTTCCGTCTTGAAAAGTGCATTAGTTTTAGTTTGAGGCAGACCTTTGGTTTTGACAGGCCCCGGGAGTCATATAAAGGAGGTAATTTCCCATTCCATATTGCAATTGAGGATCATGAAGGGGGTGGTGATATACCATTGTCATCTCATAATCATCTTGTGTGTTTACGGAAAACCCAATAGGATCTTTATAAACCTGATGAGGGGGAAACCCAAGTAACGTTCCATCGGGAGAAACATCGGGAACGGTTCGTAATAACGTCTGACGGGTAGTCTTATTTTCAAGAGAAATGAGAAGAAGGTCATCATGTCCATGGGGATACGCAAATTTAATACACCCATCCTTTAAAAATTTAGTGGGTGCCGACAAAACCTGCACCCCCGGGTTAATTTTTATTCCTTCATCCGTTTCATTTTCCCCTCGGTCACGAAACTTACTATAGCAAACCACATTTACCCCCACCTGATAAACATCCATCGGTTGAACCTTCGCTCCTTCAGGCGCCATTTGCATTTCGAAACTCGCCATGACATCCTGAGTAGGTGGCGCCTTATGGTAAAATGCCACAATCGCCATTAGCTTTTTTTCTTTCTCAAGCTTAACCCCAAAACCAGATGGAAAAGAGGTTTCCCCCATTTCCATTCCAGCCCCGGCAAAGAAAAGAGGTTCACCCGGACAAGACACACTGGGCTCATCAACACTGATGAGCAGAATATGATGCAAAAACTCCCGTGGAAGAGGGGTCCCATCCTTTTGGAAAATAGAGGTTTTATATCCCACCAAATACATGTCCCTGGGAAGCTGAAAAATATGTTTGGGCATACTGGCAGCAAGGTCCCCATCATGTCCGGTGGGTAAATCAATGGGCCCAAAGGTGACCGTTACCAAGTCTCCCTGGGTGGTAACCTTGGTTTTGGCTTTCTTATTTAAAGTCGGAACGGAATTGTCATGTTGGGCTGCCCCGAAGGCATGGCCGTTCCAGGCAAAGATAAAGATTGCGATTAAGAATAAATTTTTCATTGGTCCTCCTGACCATGGTTTCCCTGAATTAATCTCGTGGATGGATGGGAAACGGTTTCCTCACAACACCCCTCTGAGGTGGCTGATTTGAAATGGGTACGAGACCAAATAAAACTGCCACCCCACTCCTTGGGGGGAATATTGTATTGGATCCCCACACGGGTGTACCACCAGACCCCTTCAGCCTCAACCCCGTCCTCTGATAATAAAATCTCGAAACCCCCTTCTCGATCATTCCCGGTTTGATGCCAAGTTCCTTTCCATAAACGATCGGAAAAACCGGTAGTCATAATCCGACCATTTTGCCAAGTGTAGCTACCATTTCCATTGCGATCCAAAGTGGCGAGGTAAGTCCGCTCCTCTTCCTGAATTTCCCATTGGCCACTTAAATCCACCTCTTCAAATGTTGAATCACCCTTCTCATCTAAAGGGCCCGAAAGGGAACCACCCGTAATGGCTCCTTCCATAGTATCCTGGGAATTTTCCCCGTTTTTCCCTATTGAACAAGAAACTAGAAACAGAAAAAAAATACCCCAAATAAGGAAGGTTACGGGGTAGGTTCTTTCAACAGTTTTTCCCTTAAAAAGGGAGAATAGGACCATAAGGAAACGGAATAAAAATATCGATGGCAGGAAAACTACCCTGAGGTTGAGAGTTCTTAAAAAACAACACCAAGTTCATAATACCAGCCTTTTAGGGGAAGGTCAATAAAATCCCCAATGGGGAAGAGATCAGAAGGCTTCACCTTTAAAATTTTTCTAATATATTTCCGCTGTTAACGGTGGATCAGAAAAATTCTAAATAAAGAGGAAGATGATCGGAAACAGCAACGGGTAAAGTCCGAAATGATTTTACATTCACCTCACCGGAAACAAAAACATAATCCGCATAGGGATCTTTTTTTTGGTAATAATCATTTCTTGTAGACCTTATCCCATATTCCTTGATTAAATTTCTCATACCGTCTTCTAAGATCTTGATGCTTTGGGTCTCCGGAAGCAAATTAAAATCCCCGCAAAGAATTTTCTTGGAACCCTGAACGCTTTTTAAAAACGATTTGATTTTTTTGGATTGGTCAATCCTGGATGGCGTATCCCCCTTTCCATCCCCGGTCCAAAGTCCATGGAAATGGCAAACGGTGTATGCTTCTCCCCCTTTTTTAAATTGAATGAACTGTAAATTCCTTCCTAGCGTTTTTCCATCATTTTCCACCATGGAATCTCTTGAACGGAAAACAAAAACATCTCCTTGGTGGTCTATCTTAATCCCATTTTTTACAAAAAAAGCCACCCCTTCGGCATTATCCTGGGCAGGGGCAAAAAACACCTGAAACCCAGCTAAGGAGTCAATCAGGTGAGAAAGAATATCCACCCTCGTTCCTCGAGGGGCTTTTTTTAATCCCTCCTCGGAAGCAAGGCGATGATCCCAAACCTCCTGAAGGCAGAAAATGTCAATCCTACTTTTTTGGGAGTGGAAGAAATCCATCAAAGGGGAAAATAGGATACCTCCCCAGATGTTAAGATTAATTAAATTCATTGAAATAAAGATTTTCCTTTAACCTAAAGAAATAAACCGGAAACCGTTTTGAGCAATATTTTTAAAATCATACCATACATGCCTTCCCCAAAAAAAATAACAAATGTTAATCGTTGTGCTGGCCCAAAAACATATTTTAGGATGATTTCCAAAAATGATTAAAAAATAATAAAGGTTATCAGAGGAAATTGAGGGATTTTTTTTTAAATTTTTAAATTAATTAAACAAGGGATGGGCGTATTAAAATTCTTAGGGAAATCTGGAAAGGCGATTTATTTTCAAAATCAGGACATAGAAGGATAAAGGAAAGGGTGAAAATCTTGAATCAATCTTTCAGATAAACCCCAAGGTTTTCAAACCCTTTCCTATTCCCCCTACCGGTCCTATTTTTCCCAACCGGGGAAAATCCTAAGCCGGACCTGGTGACCCACTTTTATCCGGTGTTCCGGAAACACGATCCTTCATTTCTTTTTCCGGAAAAAGGGTTCCCTCCTTTTCATTGGGAAGCCGATCCACTCCCTGTTGAATGGCAGTCTCCTTATCCAATGACAACAAAAAATCGGCCAATTTTTCTGCCGCGGAATAGGTAAACCTTTTTGAAAAATGATCCGGCATCAGACTTTTCCCTCCCTTTTGAGCAGGGAAGCCCGGTACGATAAAAGAACTGGGGTTCATGATGGATTCAATGACATATTCTCTGGGGTTCCTGGCATGTGCGGTACCTTTTTGAATCGCTTCCTGGTATTCTGGGGAAACAATTCGCCGGGCAGCGTTCTCTCCTTCAATAAGCAACGGACCCACCACACCGATCTTTGCAAAATCGACCGTTGGAATTCTATGACAACCCGCACATCCCATGCGTTCGATCATATCCAGGGTGGAATCGGAGTCATGTGCAATCTGATCCGGGTTAAACCGGGTTTTGACAGCCACCCCATCCGCCCCATCCTTTGGGCGTTCAGGAGGGGGAATAAACTTTTCGTAAGCGGCCTGAATTTCAGCAACCGATGGGGGATCAAACCCTTCCCTAAAAAACAACCAGGTGTCCACAGCAATGAGTTCATTAATGGTCAACCCAATGGGGGGTTTATGAACCACCATCATCGGACTCTCTTTATCCTTTGTTCCCGGAACACCAAATCCCTCCACAACAAAACAAGAGGGACAGGCATGAGATTCAGCAATATATTCCGTTGCGGTAGTGGCACGACCGCTTCCAGCAAAGGATTCCAACTGAACAAAATCGGGTTTTAAGTACCGGGGATCCTTAACCCGTTCCAAAGCCCTTTTGGCTATTCCAATAAGATTTGGAGCTCGGTCCCCGATATCCCCCGCATTAAATGTGTGGCAAAGGGGACATTGCCCTTTACCGATGCTTCTCTCTCCAATTCCCCGGTTTTTCCCAAAAATAATCTCCTTTCCCATTTCCGCAATTTCCTCAACGGTTTTACCCTTTAAACCCTCTACACCACCGGGTTTCCCATCATCTTCTCCCCGGATCTGGGGAAGCCAGTTTGCATAACTCGCAAAAGCGCCGGTCAGTAATATGAAAAACCCAGCGCTCACCAAAATCATCCGAACACGGATAAATTGAAACCCAAGGAACATCACAAAAACAGCTCCAAATAAAATACTCAATGCCAAAAATCCCTGTGTCATATCTGCCCTCCTTTCCCCCAAACCCCTGGGGAGAAAATCATTTTTAAGGAAAACACCCCTGACCTTAAAACCGTCATTCCCGCAGGCCTTAAGCGGGAATCCATTACTGTCATACCCGCCGTTCTTAGGCGGATATGACAGTTTAATTTGCCCAACTGTTGGAACTAAGCCCTAGTTTTTGATCCCCGTATCCGGATAAAGAGGAGGCCCATTGGTACGAAATGGATTTCTCGCCGTCTGCAGATTGTATTTTTTCCCATGGATGGTGATATTTGCTGGAGGCGCTGGATGATTGACCCTCAATTCCACGGGTTCTTCAATAGCAGGGTTTAGAAATTGGTAGGTGGCGAAAAAAGTAAAAACAGGAACCAATGTAAACACCACTCCACGGCTGATTTTGTTGATCCGGGTTTGGCCTTGAAGCATCGTAAAAAATGGCTGTTTAAATTCGGTCCACCCTATTTCGGTAGATGAGACATAAAGGAAAATCACTATGGTGACCAGTCCCATATAGGTGTATAGAAGGCTGGATGGAATGGGTGGGTGTAAAACAAACTTTAAAACAAAAAAAGTGACAAACCAGATTAAAATACCCTGGCCAAAAACAGGGATTTCTTTCCCCATTTTTTTTAGGAGAAATTGCCCCAAAACCAAGACCATAAAAATAGCTGCCAGAACCAATAGAAACTGAACTGGCATAAAACCGTGGATCCAAAAAGAATCTAAGATTCTCATGGCTGCCCTCCTTTGGTTTTACGAAAAAAAAAGGCCGAGCGATGTCCCCCATCGCCCGGCCTTTTCACTTTCCCTCACGCTCTCTGGAACCATCTCTCGTCATGGTCCAACTCCATGAAGGTTCTTCCATTGATTCTCCGCTATTCCCTTACTCCCTTAAAAAGGAGCAAACCACATACCACAACCCACAGGGATGTGAGAAAATAGTTAATCCATTGATTTATCAATTCTTTTCCATGGGAAATTTTATTTCCATTCCCGTTTTTGCTTAAAAACATGACAATTAAATCCGCTGTTGTGGAACCCTAATATCCCTTAAGGGTATTTAAGTGCCTAGGTTTCATTAAAAAAATCCATAACCAGTATTTTTTATTAACACCTCATAATGAAACTTTTCAAAAAGAAGGAAGTGATTTTTTCCCAACATTTTTGCTAAGATAGGGCCATTCAGGCGACACCACCTCTCTTTTCCAAAAATATGGAATTAAAAACGATCACCAAATATTTTCTGATTCAAATTCCCGGGTGGATTGTTGCCGCGATCCTTCTGTTTTGGGGATGGCGATTGACTTGGGTTCCCGCACAATGGGCATTGGGGATATTTGCAGTTTGGGTAGCGAAAGACTTTATTATTTATCC is a window of Nitrospiria bacterium DNA encoding:
- a CDS encoding helix-turn-helix domain-containing protein, with protein sequence MNHFFKKFSEKKGRDIQGISPDAQDLLMAYSWPRNIRELENLMERLITLKQEGVITPSDLPGTFTKSHNPWFLSNFTTPEEGINLSEMILEFEKKILQQALIKSNGVKNRAAQLLHMNRTTLVERLKRRGIPISS
- a CDS encoding PilZ domain-containing protein translates to MSKKKPNSRKDPRPSLMAPANLVLTEEDSFLEAYTVNVSYSGIGLYIQRPLSTNTKVQTNISFIDPAGEEVIEEIIGSVIWCRPVRRWFGVGIKNKNLESKKHPILLSYLEQN
- a CDS encoding putative molybdenum carrier protein produces the protein MIQKVISGGQTGVDRAALDFALENGIPCGGWCPQGRKAEDGMIPPRYPLQETPSPDYKERTEWNVRDSDGTLILTWGKPTQGTAFTIEVAQRLGKPCLIIDLLSPPFWPAVYDWFKKYSLNILNVAGPRESKVPEIYGQALDYLEKIFL
- a CDS encoding endonuclease/exonuclease/phosphatase family protein, coding for MNLINLNIWGGILFSPLMDFFHSQKSRIDIFCLQEVWDHRLASEEGLKKAPRGTRVDILSHLIDSLAGFQVFFAPAQDNAEGVAFFVKNGIKIDHQGDVFVFRSRDSMVENDGKTLGRNLQFIQFKKGGEAYTVCHFHGLWTGDGKGDTPSRIDQSKKIKSFLKSVQGSKKILCGDFNLLPETQSIKILEDGMRNLIKEYGIRSTRNDYYQKKDPYADYVFVSGEVNVKSFRTLPVAVSDHLPLYLEFF
- a CDS encoding nitric oxide reductase, coding for MTQGFLALSILFGAVFVMFLGFQFIRVRMILVSAGFFILLTGAFASYANWLPQIRGEDDGKPGGVEGLKGKTVEEIAEMGKEIIFGKNRGIGERSIGKGQCPLCHTFNAGDIGDRAPNLIGIAKRALERVKDPRYLKPDFVQLESFAGSGRATTATEYIAESHACPSCFVVEGFGVPGTKDKESPMMVVHKPPIGLTINELIAVDTWLFFREGFDPPSVAEIQAAYEKFIPPPERPKDGADGVAVKTRFNPDQIAHDSDSTLDMIERMGCAGCHRIPTVDFAKIGVVGPLLIEGENAARRIVSPEYQEAIQKGTAHARNPREYVIESIMNPSSFIVPGFPAQKGGKSLMPDHFSKRFTYSAAEKLADFLLSLDKETAIQQGVDRLPNEKEGTLFPEKEMKDRVSGTPDKSGSPGPA